TCTATTCAGATACAAATTCATCAATGTATGCAACATCctttgtaatttaaaataaaaattgtggAGGAAATACTGTCTCGAGTCATTGTGTGGAATGATAGTGAATGGCTTCTGCTGCCTTTAAGTAAGTCCCTGACATCTTGATATTTCCAGGAAATTTCCTTTGGAAGGGATGACAGCTAGGTAAGGAAATATCTGGATTTTccttcctcagcactgctgtgttgGTGTGGGAGCATCTGGAGAAGCTGGGTTAGTGCCTCGAGAaactgctccctgcagctcctttggAAACGGCCTGAGGGCAGCggggaaggagcagcaccaAGGGTGAGTTTGTGGGAAAAGCAAAGAGCATTGCCTGCTTCTCATTTTGGAGGTGCAGCAGTGACCCCGTGTTCCCCCACCCTGCTCCTGAGCAGTGTCAGCCTTGGCCAGGAGCCCAGGAAGGCTCTTGGATGTAAACCTGGAACTCTTCCAGGGGagcttctggctctgcacaactcctgacaggaggggacagccggggggaacagggacaggaggagagggaacggctcaggctgggccagggcaggctcagggtggatatcagcaggaatttccccacggaaagggtgctcagggtggacagcagcaggaatttccccatggaaagggtgctcaggcactggaactgcccagggagggttggagtgcccatccctggagtgtccaaggaagggctggaggtggcactcggggctctgggctggggacaaggtgggaaTGGGACACAGCTTGGGCTCGATGGGTTTCGGAGGTGTTTTATAACCTCGGAGATCCTGGAATTCTGTGGTTTCTCCCTTTGGAGCAGCGCATTCCCCGCCATGGGCCCCGACCCGCCACGTCCCCTCAGCCCCGCGCGTCCTCGCCCGCCGCCCGCAGGGGGCGCCCGCGCAggcgcccggcccgccccggccctgcccggccaagatggcggcggcggccgcggcggtGCCGCTGCGGGTCTGCCACCAGGAGATCGTCAAGTTCGACCTGGAGATCAAAGCGGCCGTGCAGGTACCGCCGCCAGCCCCGGGACACCCCGGCACGGCCTCGGGGAGAGCCGGGCCCGCGCTGACCGCGCCGTTGTGTTCCAGGACATCCGGGACTGCCCGGGGCCGCTCAGCGCCCTCACGGAGCTCAATGCCGCCGTGAAGGAGAAGTTCCGACACCTCCGCGGCCGCATCCAGGTGAGAGGGCCGGCCGGGGCTGCTGAGGGCACCGAGCTGTGCTCCGGGCCCACCGGCTGTGGTTTAGGGCTGGAGAATCCCGGCTGTGGGTTCCGGCCGGTGTTTGGGGGTGTTCTGCGAgtgttttgggggtcccggctGAGATTTGGGGAGTCGCAGCCCAGGATTATCAGATAAATGTGCTCCGAATCCACTCCCCggccggggctgggctgtgcgAGCTGCGGGTGGCTGCTGAGGTGCTGGTGTTTGTGCTCTCCGCcgaaggagctggagcagatggCCAAGGAGCAGGACAAGGAGTCGGAGAAACAAGCCTTGCTGCGGGAGGTGGAGAACCACAAGAAGCAAATGCTCAGGTGGGTCTGGCGGCTGGGGCTGTTGCCGAGCCCGCTGTAAGCAGAGATTGGCTGGGTTTGGTGCAGCGTCTCTCAGAGTCTGGTTtggaagcacagcccctgccacgtGTTTTGTGCCAGACCAAGAGGTCAGGGACAGAAAGGGTTCAGCTCCCTTCTCCTGTCCTGACTTCCTGACTCTGGTCTGTCCCTTTGAGCTCAAAGAAGGTGGCTTAGGAGTCTGGTTcagttttcttcttcccttGGTTCTTAAATGCTACGCTGAGGAGCGGGAATGTCAGGATGGAATGTTTTTGTTGTGTGTAGAAATGTAGAGAAAGTGAggggctgagagagctggggaaggggctcagcctggagaaaaggaggctcaggggggaacttctggctctgcacagctcctgacaggaggggacagccaggtggGCATCCAGGAtgagagggaacggcctcaggctgcaccagggcaggctcagggtgggcaccagcaggaatttccccatggaaagggggctcagggcaggctcagggtggacatcagcaggaatttccccatggaaagggggctcaggcactggaactgcccagggaggtttggagtgcccatccctggaggtggcactcggtgctgtgggctggggacaaggtggggatggggcacaacTTGGACTTGAATAATCTTAGAAGTATTTTCCAGCCCAGCTATTTCTTGCATTCTGAGGCTCCTTGCATGTATCAGGGGTGCCCAGTTGCAGTGGTGGTTGCTTTGTGAAAATTGTCTGTGCTTGCAAGGTGTTCCCATCACATTACAACAATCTGCTCTTGTGATTTCAGCAACCAGGCAGCCTGGAGAAAGGCAAATCTGGCCTGCAAAATTGCTATTGACAACTCTGAGAAAgatcagctgctgcagggaagagaCATCTTGAGACAAAGGTATTGGACTGTCCCACTGTACTGTGGGCTTTAAGCAGTGTCTCATATATTCACTCATTTTAAATGGAAGTGacatattatttttaatttatttaattatatcAAGTGTAGCTTTTCTTTTATGAGTGCATTTCCCTTTTGTGGAGATTTGGGCTGTTAAGGATTGTGATGAATTCAGGTTTTCTTGGCATGTCTAAGCAGAAAAGGGGATAAATTAACCTTCATAACTTTACATATTGTCTTTTACATTAATTCCAGATAGGTTCTAAACAAGACCTGGTCATTATCCAAGCTGTTTTCACAttcagaactgtgagtgtgtgcAGGCTGTGTATTGAAAGCAACAGCTGGGATGCTCAGGATGAGAAAATGGGTTTGTGTTGGTGCTCCCATAGCAGCTCATGGACTTACACAGTCCTGGGTGAATAAGTGGTGAAGTACAGAGCCCTGTGAGATTCTGGGCTGTTGTTTGGATTCAGGACTTTTGTACTTTGTGATTATTCTTTATTGTTTAGTGAAAATAATCTGAATTTCTCATGCATTGAAAACCAGTTGTGTCTTTTGTACACTGCAGAGATGTTGCCAAGTATTGGTCTCATCTCCCTATCAGCAGCATTTTCCCAGAGTATCCAAAAAAACAATTTACCTCctcctgctttgctttttttctcttttcaggaaGACCACAAAGGAAAGTCTGGCAGAGAGTGCAAGCAACATCACAGAGAGTCTGATGGGCATCAGCAGGATGATGTCCCAGCAGGTGCAGCAGAGTGAGGAGACTGTGCAGACCTTAGGTACAGCTGGAATTGGGACATGCAGGGGTGGTGGAAGCAGCTTtgctcagcctggggagaggagcagagtgGGAGAATGTGCTGCAATGATGATTAAAGACTGGCCAGCAGAGCTCCTCTAACAGCTGGACATAAACAGGAAATATCAGTGTACTTTGTGTGGAGTTTCTGTTTCATGATgctgagaaggaaaaggggTCAGGATGAGGTTGGGTCTCTTGCAAAAGCAATGTGAGCTCACACAGTGCCCAGAGTGAGCTTGGTGTTACTCTGTGCCACTGTCCTGGCACAGATTTGGGGATAGCAGAGGAAACAAAAGGGTTCAGGTCCCTGCACAGAGCAAGGAGTGTCTGGACAGGGGCTGTTCCAGCCAGGCTCCAGCTGGGATGGCTGAGACACCGAGATCAAGTGCCTTGAACCCGAGGTCACTTGCTCTGTCAGCAGTGCATCAGGGACTGTGAAACCAAGATTTCACCCAGTTCCTTGGCTTCAACTCCTAAAACCATAAATCAAGTGACCTGTCACAACTGGTGATTCATGGAGCATTCAGAAATTGCTGCCTGGGCCTCTTCCTAGCTGTGCTTTTGGGCAGGAGGGAACTTTAAAGACAAGGATAAATAACACAAGTTTGCCCTCTCTGCTTTCTGCCCCATGTGAGGGTGGCAGCTGGGCACAGTTTGTTCCTTCTCCCATTAAAAGGACAGTTTGGCAGGCACTTTTTCACCATTTCTGAATGAACAGCACTTGGAATTCATCAAGGGAAAAACTACCAAAGGTCGTTTACAAAACCCAGCTGCAAATTCTGAGTTAGCAGTGGGAATTCCTGCTTCCTGAGCATTCCCTAGGATGCAGGGAGTGTTTGAGGCTGTGGAGCAGGGAAGCTCTCCTTTGTCATTAACTCTGGTAAAGAagttttctgttttcccttGGATCAAAATGCCTCTTGAAATGGGATGGGACAAAGTGTTTTGCAAAATATTGCTGACCtgtttctgctctgtttttGTGAACCAGACAATGCTGGATTTGACCTTTctgtgagcagccagggcagtgtAGGGTAATGCACTGTCCTGCAGGCATTCTGTGCTTTctgtaaagcagaaaaaagggcattccatggcttttgcttttgtttaGCAATTTGAAAGGAGCAAGGCTGAGGAGTTTGGGGCATGTGTTTGTTTTCTCGCACACTTCTAGTTGACCCTTCTCGTTTTTGTTGGGCAAAAAATTGCTATGTGTGTCAGAAATGACTATTAAAAACTGTTTGAGCTGAATAATTCTGCAAGCCCACACTGATTTACTGCTGGGGCTTGAGGAAACACTTTCAGTGGTGCAATTAATATATTCAATTATTTCCCTgtcttgctgctgctggtgatTTCTCTCTCTAGCACTGTTCCTATTTCACTCTGCTTCCAGCAGTGCTGACTGAAAAACCTGAACTAGATTTGACCTGCTAacccaaaaattcaaaattcaggAGCTTCAGTAGTACCTTTAATCTTTTCAGTGCTCTTATTTCACTTTGCGCCCCTGAGCTGTGAGAACTCTGTGTCAGTCTCACCCACAAGTCAGCCTGACCCAGAAGGATCCCTCAGGCACTGTTTCTGTTACCAAATACCTCATCCTTACACACTTTGCTGGGTATTTTGAAAGCACAACCTGctgatttaaaattttttttctgttctccttTAATTTCAGCCAATTCTTCCCGAACCATCCTGGAAGCAAATGAGGAATTCAAGTCCATGTCTGGCACCATCCAGCTGGGGAGGAAGCTGATCACCAAGTACAACCGCCGGGAGCTGACGGACAAACTCCTCATCTTCCTGGCCCTCGCCCTCTTCCTGGCCACAGTGCTCTACATCCTCAAAAAGAGACTCTTCCCCTTTTTGTAAAACTCCAACAATCACtgaactattaaaaaaaataatcagaaagaGGTGGTTGATAACAGTGGggcttttaaatgaaataataaaggGATATTGCAATGGCTGGAGGAGCATTAGAGTAGGCAGGAATTTGTGCTGTCCCCGTGGAGCTTGGGAGCTGCCTGAGAAGAGATTGATAAATCATGCTTGGAAAGAAGAAATGCCAATTTGcctgtgggtttggggaatCCAGCACTTGAGGGACTGGGCACTCCTAGGTGCCAGTCTGAACTTTCAGCCTGTCACTGATTTCTGCCTTGAAATGAAGTTTTGTCCTTGGCTTGgactggaagctgctctgccaTCTGTGTTGTAAGGTGCTGAGAGTAAGAGGAAGGATGGAAGAGAAAAGCTTACACATTccattaataaaatatttattgtattCATGTCAAGAGTTTTGTTTAAAAGCAAAGTCTGATGGCTTGAAAGTGCAaacattctgctttttctttagCAGCAGTGGTTGCTTATGGATTGTTTTTCTGGGAGCCTAAcacagcctggctctgtccctctggtTTTGGGAGGGCTCTGAGCAAACCAAAAATGGGAACCCCATTTGTTACTATGAATTCACACAATAGTTAAGAGAATTAGATTGGCAGTCTACTAAAATCAAaacccttttcctccttttctttatATAACTTCTCTTCATCCTTTATCTTTGCAGTATTACTGCCAAGGTGTGCATTTGGAAGTTGGAGGGTTTTACTCCTATTTTGTGGCCCTGGAACAGGCAGACTGGACAGAGTGGATGTGTTTTCCATATTCTTCATTCCTTGTATTTCAGGGCAGTTCTTCCTCCCAGACTTTCCTGAGATACAGAATTGCACCAAGAACGAATTAAATTGTTGATGTGCACATTGAGGATTTGAATAAGAGAAATTACTCAGCTTCAAAAAAATCCAATCTTTTGTAAATAAGTTTACCTACATAAACTGTCAATTTGCAGAGAGACAATTACAAACAAAggaattagggaaaaaatagcAAGGACTACTGGATTTTTTGtgagaggggaaggggagaaATTCCAGGATGCAACAGGtacttaaataatttctttccacAGGCAGCCAGGAATCACCCAGGCTCCTGATGGGCCACAGACCTGGCAGGAAATAATCAGTGGAGACAGTGAGATAAATGTTATTTGTCTTTGGGGTGAGAAGGGTGATttggtgctgcagctcaggaggtGCCTCAGGAGccaccctgcagcagagcacagctcctggtgattgcccaggtccctcctggcacagctcctggtgattgcccaggtccctctggaaCAGTTCATGGTGATTGCCTGGctccctcctggcacagctcctggtgaTTGCCTGGCTcattcctggcacagctcctggtgattgcccaggtccctctggaaCAGTTCATGGTGATTGCCTGGCTCATTCCTG
The Agelaius phoeniceus isolate bAgePho1 chromosome 15, bAgePho1.hap1, whole genome shotgun sequence genome window above contains:
- the BNIP1 gene encoding vesicle transport protein SEC20, giving the protein MAAAAAAVPLRVCHQEIVKFDLEIKAAVQDIRDCPGPLSALTELNAAVKEKFRHLRGRIQELEQMAKEQDKESEKQALLREVENHKKQMLSNQAAWRKANLACKIAIDNSEKDQLLQGRDILRQRKTTKESLAESASNITESLMGISRMMSQQVQQSEETVQTLANSSRTILEANEEFKSMSGTIQLGRKLITKYNRRELTDKLLIFLALALFLATVLYILKKRLFPFL